From Cherax quadricarinatus isolate ZL_2023a chromosome 58, ASM3850222v1, whole genome shotgun sequence, a single genomic window includes:
- the LOC128697952 gene encoding uncharacterized protein: protein MAASWMTMSVLSSIFIYHGFVGLLCWSGPVVGDSLRRTQDSSGPVAEDPLRESEDPSGPACLYFDPPCSPSFTNHSSSSAGQDTDQKPGDSTDEGDKVLTCLFASVPYIGGKWLKEAARKSFSDEALLEASLSFLEGGELVAMFVDLGTTSAASRLLKTINNCFDGHYHNEAPSGSSESRAEHNTDPSNHLFNEVGGETTKPPLGNKQTNSRRFFLRQRRKRTLTDTESLASDSLIGFNLLGLLVVGALITYLVYLLV, encoded by the exons ATGGCAGCATCTTGGATGACAATGTCTGTGTTATCTTCAATCTTCATTTATCACG GCTTCGTGGGGCTGTTGTGTTGGTCAGGTCCTGTGGTTGGAGACTCCCTGAGACGGACCCAAGACTCATCAGGTCCTGTGGCGGAAGACCCCCTGAGAGAGTCCGAAGACCCGTCAGGTCCTGCTTGCTTATACTTCGACCCTCCGTGCAGTCCCTCCTTCACCAACCATTCCAGTTCATCAGCGGGTCAGGACACTGACCAGAAACCTGGAGACTCAACTGATGAAGGAGATAAGGTGCTCACTTGTCTTTTCGCCTCCGTGCCGTACATTGGTGGAAAGTGGCTGAAGGAAGCAGCCAGGAAGAGCTTCTCCGACGAAGCTCTGCTGGAAGCCAGTCTCAGTTTCCTGGAAGGAGGTGAGCTGGTGGCGATGTTCGTGGACCTGGGGACCACCTCAGCCGCTTCAAGACTCCTAAAGACCATCAATAACTGCTTCGACGGTCACTACCACAACGAAGCGCCCTCAGGAAGCTCCGAGTCTCGTGCTGAGCACAACACTGATCCCAGTAACCATCTTTTCAACGAAGTCGGTGGAGAAACGACCAAACCTCCTCTGGGGAACAAGCAAACGAACTCCAGGCGTTTCTTCCTTCGTCAGCGGAGGAAGCGGACACTGACTGACACAGAAAGCCTGGCTTCGGACTCCCTCATAGGCTTTAATCTCCTAGGCCTATTGGTGGTTGGAGCTCTCATTACCTATCTGGTGTACCTCCTCGTCTAG
- the LOC128697953 gene encoding uncharacterized protein — protein MRPAVCAVVVLTGLVTGLKTKREISLGPEDLLGARASEERQISALHVPSILSQPPSANQMDTHSGYPLRLLETGKSYRAKGNGNASSDRDDSSTIGNNLSDNTEDDLPQVIDNLVVEFTNAASSLYQKLTSGLIDFIASWEGHEDLPDEEMILPEEEEEEEEEEEKKEEEEEEDENHEKNRRREELRTREKKENKNYVKRESKKELRTHEEEEAKSHNKSKRKSRSSDYGATKYGETGLDKSTHVYSVLAVIVFSAFLGYMVYHYLSSSAKEKKRSSWGLHGWSWSHEDLLQNLLKEVTVAVVRWTMLEDPPGAEDL, from the exons ATG AGACCAGCGgtgtgtgctgtggtggtgctgacggGTCTGGTCACGGGTCTGAAGACCAAACGAGAGATCTCGCTAGGACCAGAAGACTTGCTAGGAGCAAGGGCCTCCGAGGAACGTCAAATCTCGGCTTTGCACGTTCCAAGCATCCTATCCCAGCCTCCTTCAGCCAACCAGATGGATACACACTCAGGATACCCTTTAAGGCTGTTGGAAACTGGGAAGTCCTACCGGGCGAAGGGCAATGGGAACGCGTCCAGCGACAGAGATGACTCCAGCACGATAGGAAACAACCTCAGCGACAACACAGAGGACGACCTCCCACAAGTCATAGATAACCTCGTCGTGGAATTCACAAATGCAGCCTCATCTCTGTACCAGAAGCTGACCTCTGGACTCATTGACTTCATTGCATCCTGGGAGGGACATGAAGACCTGCCTGACGAAGAAATGATTCTTcctgaggaagaagaggaggaggaagaggaggaggagaagaaggaggaagaggaggaggaagatgaaaacCACGAGAAGAACAGAAGAAGGGAAGAACTACGAACTCGGGAAAAGAAGGAAAATAAGAACTACGTTAAGAGGGAAAGCAAGAAAGAACTTCGAACTCACGAAGAAGAGGAAGCTAAAAgccacaacaaaagcaaaagaaaAAGTCGCAGCAGTGATTACGG AGCTACGAAGTACGGGGAGACAGGTCTCGACAAGAGTACTCACGTCTACAGCGTCCTGGCTGTGATCGTCTTCAGCGCCTTCCTGGGGTACATGGTGTACCACTATCTTAGCAGCTCCGCCAAGGAGAAGAAGCGTAGTTCCTGGGGACTCCATGGGTGGTCTTGGAGTCACGAGGACCTCCTTCAGAACCTCCTGAAGGAGGTGACTGTCGCTGTGGTGAGGTGGACGATGCTCGAGGACCCTCCGGGAGCAGAGGATCTGTGA